One window of the Montipora foliosa isolate CH-2021 chromosome 4, ASM3666993v2, whole genome shotgun sequence genome contains the following:
- the LOC138000938 gene encoding uncharacterized protein, translating to MKAGLVNGKEEDDVHVSNGVKQGCVLAPTLFSFLFSTMMLSAFKNTDPGIQISYRTDGGVFNLHRLRAKPKVTLALIRELLLLDAIEICAHHCETTWFHLILNCVDSFTYLGSSPSSSNSLDKEISTRIAKASASYGRLQKRVWCDRALSIETKCAVYKAVVLSAFLYGCESWTLYRGHIKLLDKFHQRCLRRIKNIKWFKQVTNDKVLQKAKMQSIDTANTFPVEMVRTFGAHV from the exons ATGAAAGCTGGATTGGTTAATGGAAAGGAAGAAGATGATGTCCATGTCTCCAACGGGGTAAAGCAAGGATGTGTACTTGCCCCTACGCTTTTCAGCTTTCTGTTCAGTACGATGATGCTCTCTGCCTTCAAGAACACGGACCCAGGCATTCAGATCTCATACCGAACAGATGGTGGTGTCTTCAACCTGCACCGCTTGCGTGCAAAGCCAAAAGTCACACTGGCTCTTATTCGTGAGCTGTT gcttctcgacgcaatagaaatttgcgctcatcactgcgagacaacatggtttcatttgatccTGAACTGTGTTGATTCCTTCACATACCTTGGAAGCAGCCCGTCGTCCTCCAACTCCCTTGACAAGGAAATATCTACCCGTATTGCAAAGGCAAGTGCCTCCTATGGTAGGTTGCAGAAGCGAGTTTGGTGTGACAGGGCGCTGAGCATAGAGACAAAGTGTGCAGTGTACAAAGCTGTTGTTCTCAGTGCTTTCCTGTATGGTTGCGAATCTTGGACACTCTATCGAGGGCACATCAAACTCCTAGACAAATTCCACCAGCGTTGTCTGCGACGCATCAAGAATATCAAATGGTTCAAACAAGTAACAAATGATAAAGTGCTACAAAAAGCCAAGATGCAAAGCATTGACACTGCTAACACTTTCCCAGTTGAGATGGTCAGGACATTTGGTGCGCATGTCTGA